A region from the Brassica napus cultivar Da-Ae chromosome C8, Da-Ae, whole genome shotgun sequence genome encodes:
- the LOC106378552 gene encoding uncharacterized protein LOC106378552, producing MGSSVRFQSAHMADIKGKGIMYEDDDEPIQIVELEDFHVITEFRLLLMGKILNPKKQNVEKLIQYMINKWGMEDRVTANDLGNGKFIFNFTSEEDIKEVLRQGPFHYNYCMFVLVRWDLIVHDDYPWIQITGLPLHLWNVDNLKRIGGRLGHVDTIELEEGRILIDIDTRRPLKFTRKVTIGDKEVTIQIAYDLLFKHCSTCGMLTHEKEYCPLVKEEPRVQLPSERAGVFARVQVPHGHYDRQPLLRNQSLRDREHDRQVDVLHSRQTAVSRTRENRDRYQRTHVNQYRGLNNSKHDSHSDRIIIARDERPRSNRYGKGE from the coding sequence ATGGGATCTTCTGTGCGTTTTCAATCTGCTCATATGGCAGACATCAAAGGAAAGGGCATAATGTACGAGGATGATGATGAGCCAATTCAAATCGTTGAGTTAGAGGACTTTCATGTCATAACTGAGTTTCGACTCTTGCTAATGGGGAAAATACTGAACCCAAAGAAGCAGAATGTTGAGAAGCTGATTCAATACATGATAAACAAGTGGGGTATGGAGGATCGTGTTACCGCAAATGATCTCGGCAAtggaaaatttattttcaacttCACAAGCGAGGAGGATATCAAGGAAGTTCTCCGACAGGGTCCTTTCCATTACAACTACTGTATGTTTGTGTTGGTGAGGTGGGACCTTATTGTACACGATGATTATCCCTGGATTCAGATAACAGGCTTGCCTTTGCACCTGTGGAATGTTGATAACTTAAAAAGAATTGGAGGCCGTCTTGGTCACGTTGATACCATAGAACTTGAGGAGGGGAGGATATTGATCGATATTGATACGAGAAGGCCTCTCAAGTTCACTAGGAAGGTAACAATTGGTGATAAGGAGGTAACAATTCAAATCGCATACGATCTTCTATTCAAGCATTGCTCAACATGTGGAATGTTAACACATGAGAAAGAGTATTGCCCTTTGGTAAAGGAGGAGCCTCGGGTTCAACTACCATCGGAACGAGCTGGTGTGTTTGCACGTGTTCAAGTACCGCATGGACATTATGATCGCCAGCCTCTGCTGAGGAATCAAAGCCTTCGCGATCGGGAGCATGATCGTCAGGTTGATGTCTTACACTCTCGACAGACTGCTGTCTCAAGAACTCGCGAAAATAGGGACAGATACCAGAGGACGCATGTGAACCAGTACAGAGGCCTCAACAACAGTAAGCATGATTCACACTCTGACAGGATCATTATAGCTCGCGATGAGAGGCCAAGAAGCAATCGTTATGGAAAAGGCGAGTGA